Below is a genomic region from Raphanus sativus cultivar WK10039 chromosome 4, ASM80110v3, whole genome shotgun sequence.
AGAACCTATTCTCTTGGCTATTTCTTGAGTCAGATCCATTGATTTGGGGCTGATCTCGACATGCTCGAGCTTCTCCCTTTCCTCAGGTGTAGCCCATGTGCAACGTTTCACCAGATATAAGGCTGCAGGTGTAGGCTGCGGGGATAGAACAAACCGAAACCTTACAAAAACCCAACAACGCATCTATCATCAGCTCTCAAGTTTTCTTTGCAAATTACCACTAGTGAAATTTACTTACTGTGAATCTTCTCCCACATCAACCATTTTCTCACACCAACCTCGTGGAGATTTCTGCAGAGATTTGAGCCCACATAAGATACAGTACTAGACATAAAAAGGAGAAGACAATCTCCTTTACAGCCAAAGGAGAGTCCACATAAGATTTCTGCAAGTTACAGCCACACTAACCTGAAACTGATGAACTGGAAGAGCATCATAGAACTCATGAGCTATGATTATTGTTGGTACTGCCAAGGAAAGCAAAAGAGAACAAGAATGAGAAAACGATCCAGATCATCGTAAGAAAGTCTCAAACTCCAAGTAAAATGCAACACAACATGCATACCTCCTGATGGTACATCTTCGAGAGTAGCGTGCCAATGCACAGGTGTCCCAGCTATTGAACTAATAGCTTTCTTCTCCGAACTACCTTCATCTGCGCATCTCAGATTCTGGTGCTGAAGCTTCTGCAACGCGGGACTGCATTCCACCAAGTGTATATGCAACGACTCCGTGAAATTTCTAAACTTTGATGTACCCTAAACGTGGACAGAGACATCAGTTGAGATCACTTTTTCGCGGTTCTGGAGACATAACACAAGagcataacaaaaaaaatatacatacacGAAGGAGATCGACCATGAGTGTTCCACGACCTGGACCAAGCTCAATGAGATTAACCCTCTCTGGCTTTCCCATTTGTTCCCAAAGACAAACAGTCCAAACACCAATCATCTAACATCACAAACACACCTAGTAAGAACAACCAATCTCAACACATAAATTCGGGAGAAGTAATGAAGTTACCTCGCCAAACATCTGGCTAACTTCAGGAGAAGTAATGAAATCACCGTGAGCTCCAAAGACATCACGGTTCATGTAATAACCTGCTCTAGGATTAGTCAACACCTCCTCCATGTACTCCGCCACTGAGATTGGCCCACCACGAAACTGTGTGTGTGTGGAAGGAAACATtcattttttgatcaaaaaaactTCATACAAACAAAAAGTTACAATCTTTCTAAGAAAGAATCTGTTCTAAGGGTAAACCTTGATGACGCTCTTGAGGTGCTTGACGAGCTCCGAGTCCGGTGTGGGTTCATGAGAGTGGTCTAATAAGTTTTTtacaaacaacaacaaatcaTACTCTCTCTCCAAAAGCTGTCAAATTGAATCTCATTATAGAGTGTGGAGGTGGAATCATTTACCGGGAGGAATGAAGAGAGCGGAACGGTCGACGGAGATGGTTGTTCCGGCAGTACCTGACTCTTCGACGTGTTTGACGGTGGTGCTGCTCCCGGAGGAAGGTGGATCCGGGGAAGAGGGTAATGAGGAAAACGGTGAAAGAGAGGGTTTTGAGAAGAAGGGAGCCTTGGAAGAGAGAAGACGGCGGGGAGAGGATGTTTGCGTCAGTAATCTTCTCAACATTTTCGCAGTTTCAAAAATCTCCGGCGGACACAAGTTCGTGACGACTTAGGACTCGGGAGGGGTAAAGAAGAGAAATgcatttgtttataaataaaagtatacACAAACTTAACCATCATAGGGGATGTAGCTCAGatggtagagcgctcgcttaGCATGCGAGAGGTATGGGGATCGATACCCCACTtctccattttatttttaacctttttcttGTCCACAATTTTCATTACTTgcaaactattattattttcggTACTTGACTTTCTACATCATGTTGCTTGTTATTTGTTATATGATCTATTAATTACttgttctaattttttttttgcatttagtATTAGACATAAATATTCATTACTCTTCTTTTACACTTGTTACTTATTCTGTATCCATCTTAAGTTTAAAATACTCGTCATCGTCTAATcaaatattacataataaaaaatattaaaaatttagttatatgacttgttattatttgtttaaaaaaaattatttgtctttttataatattaacaaatattttgtttagagTAATTCAcatgttattttaaatagaataaGCAAAACAAACTTTCATATATACAGTATAATAGAGTATTATTTAGTAagtagtttttaaatatttcaaaaatttgtaaataatttataagtattCGTAAATAGtttacaaatattcaaaaataatttacaagTATTCATAAACAGTAAATAATAGAGCAAGGTAAGTAACTtgcaaataatttatttttgatcaagAATTCAAAATAGTAAGTACTCATTTTTAACAAGTCAAGTACAAGTCGAAAATTTTATTACTTGTACAAAGTATATCAAATCGCAAATACACGCAAAATAGCAAGTATTCATTCCAGCCCTATTGTCAACTAGTCTTTTACCTACTTTTTCGGTTGTTTACAGGGGCGGAACTAGGTAGAGAGTGGATGGGGCAGCTGCCCccatgaattttttttggtgttatTTTGCTTGGAATTTTTAACTAAACCctagataaaaatttaaatttataaatatgttactAATGTTTTGTCGTTTTTCCCGGATAGAAATTCATCCTAGATCCGCCACTAAACTTGTTTATAAGAACACAtcttatatctttttttttgtgacacaTCATCTTATATCTTTTACAACTTCAAAATACCCTCAAACTTTTCATAAAACCCCTGGATTTCCGGGCCCTAACACGTAGAAACAAATAAGGAAATAGCTCGAggaaacaaatgatttaaagaaaattttacaaGGACTCGTTGCAACAACAAGACAAAAACTGTCAGAAAGTTACATAATGAAGAAACTTAAAGCAGGTAGTGTTCCAGAGCCGGTCATGGAGACGATTTTGCTGAGAGTACATACTGTGGCTAGTCCTTGCAAGTTGCAACAATGGATCGAAACGCTTCACTTCTTGAATGGTTTATCAGTTAGAGATGCATCGTAGAACATATATTACAGAATACAGAGTATTAGTAAAACATAAACGTTTTGCAGACAAAGTTCATCAGAAAGTTTGATAGTTATATACAATTAACTAAACCCtttatgtaaaagaaaaaataaagtggAGAAGTGGGGTATCGATCCCCATACCTCTCGCATGCtaagcgagcgctctaccatCTGAGCTACATCCCCTTTGATATTTTCTGCATTAGAAACTATTCTAAGCGTTTTGCTAAACCTGAACTTTGAAGAAACAGTTTTTTGATGGCCCTTAAATGTAAATGtaccaaacaaaaaattctGTATAACAAACCATTTTATGTAAATACTCATATTCCAAGGTAATCTCGAAAATAGAGTGAATGAAAAGCTTATGTTATAGTAGTTTCCAACAAGAAGGAAAAGGTCGCGCACTGCAAGTTCATTATCTAATAACTCAACCCAAGGAAACAAAACACAACTCATTTTGTGGTTTGATGAGAAACGAATGACCTGTGAACCTTTTGCTAATCCCTCTGGTAAAGCAAGAGTCCTAATACAACCGAGAGTAAAAGCACAAAAATCGCTACCAGGATCGGGACATTGGATGATGCATTACCGGCCGTTCTCTGGCCACTGTCATCACGGCTTGTGCATTCAACATTCCCTTCCAAACGGCAGCTGGAAGCAGAAGACGCAGGGGGGGTTATCACGTCCCACATAGACTCCGCAACCAATAAAGACGTCTCGGTTTCCACTTCTGACATACTTGATGGGTCAAGAGAAGAATGTTCCATAGACATTAACTCCATGCAACGTTCTTTTACCACCTAACattgggaaaaaaaaacatatataaacatctggaagaagaagagtgtaCACACAGTTTAGTAAAAACTGAGACATTCTACCTCCAGTGATTCAAATGGCTGTAGATAATCACATATGTATGTACCCGCCAACCACGGGACCAAAACTCTCCTAGGAAGACGAAGATGGCATGATTCTCTGTTCCACAAAACATTTGAGACCTTAAGCTTTTTGCGTGTTCATCAGACAATCGAGCAGTTAGTTATGTTTAGAAATTGACTCACGTAGATGAGTTTAATATGGATTTGGAAACAGGGACTTTCGACATCTCGACTTCTTCATCGTCTCCAACATCAGTTGGATCGAGCTCCTGCTCAGCCTCGTCACAGATAATGTCCAATCTACTTTGCAGACTCCTAGTAATGTCAGCCTGAAAATAAGTAATACACCGCCATCAAGAATACTGTAGAACTTCAATATTACTGGCACAAGCACATATTCAAGTAAACAAAGAACACATAAGAACCGGGAAGAGAAGTGGTTGTAGTACCTTTACATCAGTAACAGCTTGTGAAACTGGTTCTTTCGCGTTCAAGTAGGCATAAGAGTATATAGAACCACCAAATTGTAGAATTCCAGTAACATTCTTTGCAGTTAATGCTTCACAACATTAGACCGTGATtttagattagatcaccaaaaGACATGTCAACTGAACGAACCCTAGTCAGTGTTTATGTTTGGgtgacaaaataaaaaaaacatacccTCAGCTCTGCTATCTTTCATGAATGGGAATAACAGTTCAATTTCATGCTCGCCCTCCGTGTTGCAAGGCTCATCGTTGTGCACCTTCATTCCAACAAAAGTCAAGAAGGTATTAAGCTCCAAAATGATTCAAGAATGCAACATCCACTACTATCCAACAATCAACacagcaaaaaaataataaaaaagctTAGGGTTTACTTTCTCCTTACCAAGTCCCCATCAATCATTGCATTTGCACTCTTCAGCTCTTTTGCATGAACTTCAAGTTCTTGACGGAGAATCTCAGTAAACGTTTGCCTAGTTGATTCACCCTTGGAGTAAATAGGTAATCTACGCAAAGAAAGTGtacaaaaaatatcaaaaatgcAAAAAGAATAACGTAACCAACATTATATTCACTAGCGAAGAAGAGATCCAAAATCTAGATGCATTGACATACCTGAAATTAAAGCTGTAGTTGCACTTAAACCTTT
It encodes:
- the LOC108853550 gene encoding uncharacterized protein LOC108853550, translated to MLRRLLTQTSSPRRLLSSKAPFFSKPSLSPFSSLPSSPDPPSSGSSTTVKHVEESGTAGTTISVDRSALFIPPDHSHEPTPDSELVKHLKSVIKFRGGPISVAEYMEEVLTNPRAGYYMNRDVFGAHGDFITSPEVSQMFGEMIGVWTVCLWEQMGKPERVNLIELGPGRGTLMVDLLRGTSKFRNFTESLHIHLVECSPALQKLQHQNLRCADEGSSEKKAISSIAGTPVHWHATLEDVPSGVPTIIIAHEFYDALPVHQFQKSPRGWCEKMVDVGEDSQFRFVLSPQPTPAALYLVKRCTWATPEEREKLEHVEISPKSMDLTQEIAKRIGSDGGGALIIDYGMDGIISDSLQAIREHKFVNILDDPGSADLSAYVDFPSIKHSAEEASENVTVHGPMTQSQFLGSLGINFRVDALLQNCDDEQAESLRSGYWRLVGDGEAPFWEGPDEQTPIGMGTRYLAMAIVNRNQGTPAPFQ
- the LOC108853549 gene encoding uncharacterized protein LOC108853549, translated to MVKAVVGEETRLTSAEDRLSRSAIPAEVGLVIGKLSSGLDRGFVFDLIPTPSNDAGEPACSVLETRDDKKKPSKSKSQSSESSSLSIDCDWVAEHARQVSRMLLGGVKVVGVYVWASDSAFKNSTMILCQAIKGVSDAIRHLDPSLDEALLIHICYSPRRWNCRTCLLNSSITSSSLRPCDFKLGRVLSSLQRFKCNYSFNFRLPIYSKGESTRQTFTEILRQELEVHAKELKSANAMIDGDLVHNDEPCNTEGEHEIELLFPFMKDSRAEALTAKNVTGILQFGGSIYSYAYLNAKEPVSQAVTDVKADITRSLQSRLDIICDEAEQELDPTDVGDDEEVEMSKVPVSKSILNSSTESCHLRLPRRVLVPWLAGTYICDYLQPFESLEVVKERCMELMSMEHSSLDPSSMSEVETETSLLVAESMWDVITPPASSASSCRLEGNVECTSRDDSGQRTAGNASSNVPILVAIFVLLLSVVLGLLLYQRD